Proteins encoded within one genomic window of Granulicella pectinivorans:
- the recN gene encoding DNA repair protein RecN: protein MLLELRAENYAVIDRAVATFGRGLNLLTGETGAGKSILIDALALLLGGKASADFVRHGAEKAVVGCVFEMTPGARAILEANGVDADADEATILLRREITAAGKGRVFINNQPATVGVLRLLAPELALVHSQGETLGAFDAVQQRTLLDRFGAVATDAVGEAFRAWRETTAKLEELETDEQDRLRMADLWRFQTGEIDGAAIAAEDEDLQLEAEKRVLANSEKLYSAAMNAHELLYEAEQSVESMLGAALKHVEELAKYDARFEGPAQQLAAAKAGVEDVDAEVRDFAENVHASPERLEEIEDRLEALDRLKRKYGKTLGEVIAFGADAAGKLAEVENRDALLAELKGRQAADAARYEAAAGAVTAARTAAASRLEKRSEAQINDLAMKTKFHVRVTADRATDAWTAHGWDTVECLIATNAGEPLKPLEEIASGGEMSRVMLALKVTVEEEASGVKKGKKTLLPRTLVFDEIDIGIGGRAAEAVGQKLKTLSVGQQVLCITHLPQIAAFADQHFLIAKTEKAGRTHTDVRRMEEGERVEEIARMLSGAKLTETSLLHARHLVETSR from the coding sequence ATGCTGCTGGAGTTGCGGGCGGAGAACTATGCGGTGATCGACCGGGCGGTGGCCACGTTTGGTCGCGGGCTGAACCTGCTGACGGGCGAGACGGGCGCGGGAAAGTCGATCCTGATCGACGCGCTGGCGCTTCTGCTGGGGGGCAAGGCCTCTGCCGACTTTGTGCGGCACGGGGCGGAGAAGGCTGTCGTGGGCTGCGTGTTCGAGATGACGCCGGGGGCAAGGGCGATTCTCGAGGCCAACGGGGTGGATGCCGACGCGGATGAAGCCACTATCCTGTTGCGGCGTGAGATTACGGCGGCGGGTAAAGGCAGGGTCTTTATCAATAATCAGCCGGCGACCGTGGGAGTGCTCCGGCTGTTGGCTCCGGAACTGGCTCTGGTCCACTCGCAGGGAGAGACGCTGGGGGCGTTCGATGCGGTGCAGCAGAGGACCCTGCTGGATCGGTTTGGAGCGGTGGCGACCGATGCGGTGGGGGAGGCATTCCGGGCGTGGCGGGAGACCACCGCAAAGCTGGAGGAGTTGGAGACGGACGAACAAGACCGGCTGCGGATGGCGGATCTGTGGCGTTTTCAGACGGGAGAGATCGACGGGGCGGCGATCGCGGCTGAGGATGAAGATCTGCAATTGGAGGCGGAGAAGCGGGTGCTGGCGAACTCCGAGAAGCTGTACAGCGCGGCGATGAACGCGCATGAACTCCTGTATGAGGCGGAGCAGTCGGTGGAATCGATGCTGGGGGCGGCGTTGAAGCATGTGGAGGAGCTGGCGAAGTACGACGCGCGTTTTGAGGGGCCGGCGCAGCAGTTGGCGGCGGCGAAGGCGGGGGTGGAGGACGTCGACGCCGAGGTGAGGGACTTCGCGGAGAATGTGCATGCGTCGCCGGAGAGGTTGGAAGAGATCGAGGATCGTCTGGAGGCGCTGGACCGGCTGAAACGCAAGTATGGCAAGACGCTTGGAGAGGTCATTGCCTTTGGGGCGGATGCCGCGGGGAAGCTGGCCGAGGTGGAGAACAGGGATGCTCTGCTGGCGGAGTTGAAGGGCCGGCAGGCGGCGGATGCTGCTCGCTATGAGGCTGCGGCGGGGGCGGTGACGGCGGCGAGGACGGCTGCGGCGAGCCGGCTTGAGAAGAGGTCGGAGGCGCAGATCAACGACCTGGCGATGAAGACGAAGTTTCATGTGCGGGTTACAGCGGATCGAGCCACAGACGCATGGACGGCGCATGGTTGGGATACCGTGGAGTGCCTGATTGCGACGAATGCAGGCGAGCCGCTGAAGCCTTTGGAGGAGATTGCTTCGGGCGGCGAGATGTCGCGGGTGATGCTGGCGTTGAAGGTGACGGTCGAGGAGGAGGCGAGCGGCGTGAAGAAGGGCAAGAAGACGTTGCTGCCGCGGACGCTGGTGTTCGATGAGATCGATATCGGGATTGGCGGCCGGGCCGCCGAGGCGGTGGGGCAGAAGCTGAAGACGCTTTCGGTGGGGCAGCAGGTACTTTGCATCACGCATCTGCCGCAGATCGCTGCATTTGCGGATCAGCATTTTCTGATTGCGAAGACGGAGAAGGCGGGTCGAACGCATACGGATGTGCGGCGGATGGAGGAGGGCGAGCGTGTCGAGGAGATTGCAAGGATGCTGAGTGGAGCCAAGTTGACGGAGACTTCGCTGCTGCATGCCCGGCATCTGGTGGAGACGAGCCGGTAG
- a CDS encoding MotA/TolQ/ExbB proton channel family protein encodes MTTPLLFALALLQEPDATSTAVQTTNGSAIVEMLHNSGPVAFSVLILLALSSVFSWTIMIAKWRSFSAARTGSTGFLRAFRKSGRLSEIATVAEQFKPSPLVAVFTEIHDEYLRQSGGRGLPRNPIALDRAAQTASSEALTLMERRLTWLATIANTATFIGLFGTVWGIIDAFHGLGTAGAATLRAVAPGISEALITTAAGLVVAIPAVIGYNQLTAQLRDFGARMDDFGRELLNAIENAAMLNLPGDDPRILPPASDPRRRTF; translated from the coding sequence ATGACGACACCCCTACTTTTCGCGCTAGCTCTTCTTCAGGAACCCGACGCCACCTCCACCGCCGTGCAGACCACCAACGGCTCGGCCATCGTGGAGATGCTGCATAACAGCGGCCCCGTCGCATTTTCGGTCCTTATCCTGCTCGCCCTCTCCAGCGTCTTCTCGTGGACCATCATGATCGCGAAGTGGCGTTCCTTCTCCGCCGCCCGCACCGGATCCACCGGTTTTCTCCGCGCCTTCCGCAAATCCGGACGTCTCTCCGAGATCGCGACCGTAGCGGAACAGTTCAAACCCAGCCCCCTCGTCGCAGTCTTCACCGAAATTCATGACGAGTACCTGCGCCAGAGCGGTGGCCGCGGCCTTCCCCGCAACCCCATCGCCCTCGATCGAGCCGCCCAGACCGCCTCGTCCGAGGCCCTCACGCTCATGGAGCGCCGGCTTACATGGCTCGCCACCATCGCCAACACCGCCACCTTCATCGGCCTCTTCGGCACCGTCTGGGGCATTATCGACGCCTTCCATGGCCTCGGCACCGCCGGAGCCGCCACCCTCCGCGCCGTCGCCCCCGGTATCTCCGAAGCCCTCATCACCACCGCCGCCGGCCTCGTCGTCGCTATCCCTGCCGTCATCGGCTACAACCAGCTCACCGCCCAGCTTCGCGACTTCGGCGCTCGCATGGACGACTTCGGCCGCGAGCTGCTCAATGCCATCGAAAATGCCGCCATGCTCAACCTCCCCGGTGACGACCCCCGTATCCTGCCCCCCGCATCCGATCCCCGCCGGAGGACCTTCTAG
- a CDS encoding ExbD/TolR family protein has protein sequence MAFNTRGRTQTALAEINITPLVDVVLVLLLIFMLTAPVLQSGVDVSIPKTRSVNQLTEEREVVTIDKDSNVFLQDKPVNVNDLPKLLKVGQDPSKKIIYLRADHRVPFGAFASVMDAVKQAGITNISIVTQPLKQ, from the coding sequence ATGGCCTTCAACACCCGTGGCCGCACCCAGACCGCGCTCGCCGAGATCAACATCACCCCGCTGGTCGATGTCGTCCTCGTCTTGTTGCTCATCTTCATGCTCACCGCGCCTGTCCTGCAATCGGGAGTGGATGTGTCGATTCCTAAAACCCGCTCCGTCAATCAGCTCACCGAAGAGCGCGAGGTCGTAACCATCGACAAGGATTCGAACGTCTTCCTGCAGGACAAACCCGTCAACGTCAACGACTTGCCGAAGCTTCTTAAAGTCGGTCAGGATCCGTCCAAAAAGATCATTTATCTCAGAGCCGACCACCGCGTCCCCTTCGGAGCCTTCGCCTCTGTGATGGATGCCGTCAAGCAGGCCGGCATCACCAACATCAGCATCGTCACCCAACCGCTCAAACAATAA
- a CDS encoding 4-hydroxy-3-methylbut-2-enyl diphosphate reductase: protein MADLDTINDSPKTKRVLLLKPRGFCAGVVRAVDIVKIALDTFGAPIYVRKEIVHNSYVVNDLAEKGAIFVNELDEVPEGARVIYSAHGVSPAVRADAKARGLKVIDATCPLVTKVHVEAIKFAKQGYSLVLVGHRDHEEVEGTQGEAPDVTQVVSTLEEVDALVVPDPEKVAYLTQTTLSLDEAKYMIEALKKKFPNIHGPHAQDICYATENRQVAVKNVAHGADLVLVVGSKNSSNSNRLVEVSKNLDTNSYLIDTADAINPEWLDGVNTVAVTAGASAPEVLVKDVVEYLQGMGYGDVNEVEVMPENVRFGLPPEIVQAIASAPRV, encoded by the coding sequence ATCGCCGACCTCGACACCATCAACGACAGCCCGAAGACCAAACGTGTGCTGCTTTTGAAGCCGCGCGGATTCTGCGCGGGCGTGGTTCGCGCCGTGGATATCGTGAAGATTGCGCTAGACACATTTGGCGCGCCGATCTATGTGCGCAAGGAGATCGTGCACAACAGCTACGTGGTGAATGATCTCGCGGAGAAGGGAGCCATCTTCGTCAATGAACTGGATGAGGTCCCGGAGGGCGCACGTGTGATTTATTCCGCACATGGCGTTTCGCCGGCGGTTCGTGCGGATGCGAAGGCTCGCGGTTTGAAGGTGATCGACGCGACCTGCCCGCTGGTGACGAAGGTCCACGTCGAGGCGATCAAGTTCGCCAAGCAGGGGTATTCTCTGGTTTTGGTCGGACATCGCGATCATGAGGAAGTGGAAGGCACGCAGGGTGAGGCTCCGGATGTGACGCAGGTGGTTTCGACTCTCGAAGAGGTCGATGCGCTGGTGGTTCCGGACCCCGAGAAGGTTGCTTATCTGACGCAGACGACGCTTTCTCTGGATGAAGCCAAGTACATGATCGAGGCTTTGAAGAAGAAGTTCCCGAATATCCACGGGCCGCACGCGCAGGACATCTGCTATGCGACCGAGAACCGCCAGGTGGCGGTGAAGAATGTGGCGCATGGCGCTGATCTGGTGTTGGTGGTGGGTTCGAAGAACAGTTCGAACTCAAACCGGCTGGTTGAGGTTTCGAAGAACCTGGATACGAACTCTTATTTGATCGATACGGCGGACGCCATCAATCCGGAGTGGCTGGATGGAGTCAACACCGTTGCTGTGACTGCGGGTGCTTCGGCTCCTGAGGTTCTGGTGAAGGACGTGGTGGAGTACCTGCAGGGGATGGGGTATGGCGACGTCAACGAGGTCGAAGTGATGCCGGAGAATGTGCGCTTCGGTCTGCCCCCTGAGATTGTGCAGGCAATCGCTTCCGCACCTCGGGTGTAG
- a CDS encoding helix-turn-helix transcriptional regulator, which translates to MTEDPALAFGGSRELLGLIELIYATVNDPSLWSLVMEKIAAAADGGSVRIPEERMFALKGLKPVACHAYAGFDGAVTAGMLGGDGAVRCVRSDAAVTGGGWGRRRVHADTVYEALMPHMQRALQLHLQLEDARGQVAGLGAALDRLGHAVFGLDESGRVVVSNGRAGELLETGDALSLRGGRLSASAGLAGLLRQGRNGEASGSVLLHRPQGGPLRVTVMPFRGVTEGSSKKLASLVFVSDSESGRQTRGTALKALYGLTPTEVRVSDLLLKGLEVKEVAAELGVAVDTARFHTKSLLAKTGTRRQAEMMRLMLSLPQG; encoded by the coding sequence ATGACTGAAGATCCGGCGTTGGCTTTTGGTGGAAGCAGGGAACTGCTTGGGTTGATCGAGCTGATCTATGCCACGGTGAACGACCCGTCGTTGTGGAGTCTGGTGATGGAAAAGATCGCCGCGGCGGCGGATGGCGGTTCTGTGCGGATTCCGGAGGAGCGCATGTTTGCGCTCAAGGGGTTGAAGCCCGTGGCGTGTCATGCCTATGCGGGCTTCGATGGCGCAGTGACGGCTGGGATGCTGGGCGGAGATGGCGCGGTGCGGTGTGTGCGTTCGGACGCCGCGGTGACAGGGGGAGGATGGGGGAGGCGAAGGGTGCATGCGGATACGGTTTACGAGGCTCTGATGCCGCATATGCAGAGGGCTTTGCAACTGCATCTGCAGCTTGAGGATGCCCGAGGACAGGTAGCCGGGTTGGGGGCGGCGCTGGATCGGCTGGGGCATGCGGTGTTTGGGCTGGATGAGAGCGGACGTGTCGTGGTTTCCAACGGGAGGGCGGGTGAGTTGTTGGAGACGGGGGATGCTCTGTCGTTGCGGGGTGGCAGGCTAAGCGCGAGTGCCGGGCTGGCGGGTCTGTTGCGCCAGGGGCGGAACGGGGAGGCAAGCGGCTCGGTGCTGCTGCATCGGCCTCAGGGCGGGCCGCTGCGCGTGACGGTGATGCCGTTTCGGGGTGTGACGGAGGGGAGCTCGAAGAAACTGGCGTCGCTGGTGTTTGTGAGCGATTCGGAGAGTGGCCGGCAGACACGGGGGACGGCGTTGAAGGCTTTGTACGGGTTGACGCCGACGGAGGTGCGGGTTTCGGACCTGTTGCTGAAGGGGTTGGAGGTGAAGGAGGTGGCCGCGGAGCTGGGGGTGGCGGTGGATACGGCGCGGTTCCATACGAAGAGTCTGCTGGCGAAGACCGGGACGCGGCGGCAGGCGGAGATGATGCGGTTGATGCTCTCGCTGCCGCAAGGATGA
- a CDS encoding energy transducer TonB has translation MATPTTNWTRPTPPAPTGGLDVVLSILLHAAIAGALFGLALFHPHTKPWGDQSATAGAIQATMTDSIPLPPKQPVDEKNVLASDDTSPAPIVTKETTPPPPSPKDIPIVVKQPPKPTKPVKEAPPVQTIKRPVAPPPPPTKAATGETSGMRLAQSTIQMKNGSASANVQDRSFGAHFAYYVAAVNRRVTQNWFTQEADPKASEGKHAVVLFDIDRDGNPSNVRLETRSGSPTLDTSAIRAVQRVDSFGPLPQGDHITVEFTFDYKQQ, from the coding sequence ATGGCCACGCCGACCACCAACTGGACCCGCCCGACACCTCCCGCCCCCACCGGCGGTCTCGACGTCGTGCTCTCCATCCTCCTCCATGCCGCCATCGCCGGAGCCCTCTTCGGACTCGCCCTCTTCCATCCCCACACAAAGCCCTGGGGCGATCAATCCGCCACCGCCGGCGCCATCCAGGCCACCATGACGGACTCCATCCCCCTGCCTCCAAAGCAGCCCGTCGACGAAAAGAACGTCCTGGCCTCCGACGACACCAGCCCCGCCCCCATCGTCACCAAGGAAACGACGCCTCCGCCTCCCAGCCCCAAAGACATCCCCATCGTCGTCAAGCAGCCCCCGAAACCCACCAAGCCCGTCAAGGAAGCCCCTCCGGTCCAGACGATCAAGCGCCCCGTAGCTCCGCCCCCGCCGCCCACCAAAGCCGCCACCGGCGAAACCAGCGGCATGCGTCTCGCCCAATCCACCATCCAGATGAAGAACGGCTCCGCCTCCGCCAACGTGCAGGACCGCAGCTTCGGTGCCCATTTCGCCTACTACGTAGCCGCCGTCAACCGCCGCGTCACCCAGAACTGGTTCACGCAAGAGGCAGATCCGAAGGCATCCGAAGGCAAGCATGCCGTCGTCCTCTTCGACATCGACCGCGACGGCAACCCATCGAATGTCCGCCTCGAAACCCGCAGCGGCTCCCCCACCCTCGACACCTCCGCCATCCGCGCCGTCCAGCGCGTCGACAGCTTCGGCCCCCTCCCCCAGGGCGATCACATCACCGTCGAGTTCACCTTCGACTACAAGCAGCAGTAG
- the shc gene encoding squalene--hopene cyclase, translating into MESGSVNPQATTQPARPRFGRMDLGLEYVSAGIEKAKNWLLGQQHPDGYWCGELEADVMLEADYIFMHVLLGTGDPGKMQRAVNEILRHQNEDGGWSQYPGGPSNINYGIKAYLALKLMGWTADQPEMVKAREWVLANGGVVECNTFTKMYLCTMGQYDYDAVPAVPPEIILFPDWFYFNIYEISAWSRAILVPLSIIYAKKPFKKLTPEQSIDELFVGGRKNADLRLRWDKKHLFSWRNVFLFTDRVMHWAERVHIRPLRKKALKQAEKWMLDHFERSDGLGAIYPAMLNAIIALIVLGYSKDDPQVIRAMDEFEKLGIDCPEGTPDYPTPTFRMQPCFSPVWDTAQVLSALGDTGLGKDDARLLKGADWLLSKEIRYQGDWSHNVKIADASCWCFFHNNDHQPDVDDTCEVLLALKTVDHPQERRQHEVSQRAVEWVFAMQCKNGGWASFDKDNTKKLFESIPFADHNAMIDPPTVDITGRALEMLAAYGYTQRDPRVAKAIAFILKEQSIDGSWFGRWGVNYLYGTFLVLRGLEAMGYWHHEPAVVSATEWIRMVQNPDGGWGETCGTYDDDSYKGVGPSTPSQTAWALLGLLAGGDSRSDSVAKGVRWLIERQHEDGSWDELMPGRNGESYYTGTGFPRVFYLGYHLYKQYFPLMALTTYKKSIERAAAEG; encoded by the coding sequence ATGGAATCAGGTTCGGTGAATCCGCAGGCGACGACGCAGCCCGCGCGGCCCCGTTTTGGCCGCATGGACCTTGGGCTGGAGTACGTGTCTGCGGGGATCGAGAAGGCCAAGAACTGGCTGCTCGGTCAGCAGCATCCGGATGGGTATTGGTGTGGGGAGCTCGAAGCGGATGTGATGCTCGAGGCCGACTACATCTTCATGCATGTGCTGCTGGGGACGGGCGATCCGGGCAAGATGCAGCGGGCCGTGAACGAGATCCTTCGCCACCAGAATGAGGATGGCGGATGGAGCCAGTATCCGGGTGGGCCTTCGAATATCAACTACGGCATCAAGGCGTATCTGGCGTTGAAGCTGATGGGCTGGACGGCGGATCAGCCGGAGATGGTGAAGGCACGCGAGTGGGTGTTGGCCAACGGCGGCGTGGTGGAGTGCAATACCTTCACCAAGATGTACCTGTGCACGATGGGGCAGTACGACTACGACGCGGTGCCCGCAGTTCCTCCGGAGATCATTCTTTTTCCGGACTGGTTTTACTTCAATATCTATGAGATCAGCGCGTGGTCGCGGGCGATTCTGGTGCCTCTGTCGATCATCTACGCGAAGAAGCCGTTCAAGAAGCTGACGCCCGAGCAGAGCATCGATGAGCTGTTCGTCGGCGGTCGTAAGAACGCTGACCTGCGGCTGCGTTGGGACAAGAAGCATCTGTTCTCGTGGCGGAATGTCTTCCTGTTTACGGACCGGGTGATGCACTGGGCGGAGCGGGTGCATATCCGTCCGTTGCGCAAGAAGGCGCTTAAACAGGCCGAGAAGTGGATGCTGGATCACTTTGAGCGCTCGGATGGTCTTGGTGCGATCTATCCGGCGATGTTGAACGCGATTATTGCGTTGATCGTTCTCGGGTACTCGAAGGACGACCCGCAGGTGATCCGCGCGATGGACGAGTTCGAGAAGCTGGGAATCGATTGCCCGGAGGGTACGCCGGATTATCCGACGCCCACGTTCCGGATGCAGCCGTGCTTCTCGCCGGTGTGGGATACGGCGCAGGTGCTTTCGGCGCTGGGCGACACGGGGCTGGGCAAGGACGATGCCAGGTTGCTGAAGGGCGCGGACTGGCTGCTGTCGAAGGAGATCCGGTACCAGGGCGACTGGTCGCATAACGTGAAGATCGCGGATGCGAGCTGCTGGTGCTTCTTCCATAACAACGACCATCAGCCGGACGTGGACGATACGTGCGAAGTGCTGCTGGCGTTGAAGACGGTAGACCATCCGCAGGAGCGTCGCCAGCACGAGGTTTCGCAGCGCGCCGTGGAGTGGGTGTTTGCGATGCAGTGCAAGAACGGCGGCTGGGCTTCGTTCGACAAGGACAATACGAAGAAGCTGTTCGAATCGATTCCGTTCGCCGACCATAATGCGATGATCGATCCGCCCACGGTGGACATAACGGGTCGTGCGCTCGAGATGCTGGCTGCGTACGGGTACACGCAACGTGATCCGCGGGTTGCCAAGGCGATTGCGTTCATTTTGAAGGAACAGTCGATCGACGGGAGCTGGTTTGGGCGGTGGGGTGTCAACTATCTCTACGGGACCTTCCTGGTGCTGCGCGGCCTGGAGGCGATGGGGTACTGGCACCACGAGCCGGCGGTCGTTTCAGCGACGGAGTGGATTCGGATGGTGCAGAATCCCGATGGTGGCTGGGGCGAGACCTGCGGGACCTATGACGACGACTCGTACAAGGGCGTGGGGCCGAGTACGCCTTCGCAGACGGCCTGGGCTCTGCTGGGGTTGCTGGCCGGCGGAGATAGCCGGTCGGACTCGGTGGCGAAGGGTGTGCGCTGGCTGATCGAGCGGCAGCATGAGGATGGAAGCTGGGATGAGTTGATGCCCGGACGCAATGGAGAGAGTTATTACACGGGCACCGGGTTCCCGCGGGTGTTCTATCTTGGGTACCATCTATACAAGCAGTATTTCCCGCTGATGGCCCTGACGACGTACAAGAAGTCGATTGAGCGGGCGGCGGCTGAAGGTTAG
- the hpnH gene encoding adenosyl-hopene transferase HpnH, producing MVPISQAWTVASYVLKQKLMGRKRYPLVLMLEPLFRCNLACAGCGKIQYPAHILKAELTPEECFKAVEECGTPMVSIPGGEPLLHPQMPEIVAGLVARKKYVYMCTNALLLKEKLHLFKPSKYLSFSVHVDGEREHHDFGVCREGGYDIAMGGIKAAVAAGFRVTTNTTLFDGADPNSVRRHFDQMMEAGVESMMVSPGYTYDKAPDQSKFLGKARSRRMFRAILSNRNPKWEFNTHPLFSEFLMGKQNFECTPWGMPTFSIFGWQKPCYLLQDGYADTFQELMETTEWGNYGAKSGNPQCANCMVHSGHEASAVDYNFGSLKGFIETAKKYMFKPTYEDADAMKLLNEWKPASHGPLVQIAPPVKSAELQEVSGD from the coding sequence ATGGTACCTATCTCGCAGGCCTGGACCGTGGCGTCATATGTGTTGAAGCAGAAGCTGATGGGCCGGAAGCGGTATCCGCTGGTGCTGATGCTGGAGCCTTTGTTCCGGTGTAACCTGGCGTGCGCGGGCTGCGGGAAGATTCAGTACCCGGCGCACATTCTGAAGGCGGAGTTGACGCCTGAGGAGTGCTTCAAGGCCGTGGAAGAGTGCGGCACACCGATGGTGTCGATCCCCGGCGGCGAGCCATTGCTTCACCCGCAGATGCCGGAGATTGTGGCCGGACTGGTCGCGCGCAAGAAGTATGTGTATATGTGCACGAACGCGCTGCTGCTGAAGGAGAAGCTGCACCTCTTCAAGCCTTCGAAGTATCTCTCGTTCTCGGTGCATGTGGACGGCGAGCGGGAGCACCACGACTTCGGCGTATGCCGCGAAGGCGGGTACGACATCGCAATGGGCGGCATCAAGGCTGCGGTGGCGGCTGGTTTCCGCGTGACGACGAATACGACGTTGTTCGATGGCGCGGACCCGAACAGCGTGCGCCGGCACTTCGATCAGATGATGGAAGCGGGCGTGGAGAGCATGATGGTCTCGCCTGGGTACACCTATGACAAGGCTCCGGACCAGAGCAAGTTCCTGGGTAAGGCGCGCTCGCGGAGGATGTTCCGCGCGATTCTTTCGAACCGGAACCCAAAGTGGGAGTTCAATACGCATCCGCTGTTCTCTGAATTCCTGATGGGCAAGCAGAACTTTGAGTGCACGCCGTGGGGCATGCCCACGTTCTCGATCTTCGGCTGGCAGAAGCCATGCTACCTGCTACAGGATGGCTACGCGGACACGTTCCAAGAGTTGATGGAGACGACGGAATGGGGCAACTACGGCGCGAAGAGCGGCAATCCGCAGTGCGCAAACTGCATGGTGCACTCCGGGCATGAGGCTTCGGCGGTGGACTACAACTTCGGGTCGCTGAAGGGCTTTATCGAGACGGCGAAGAAGTACATGTTCAAGCCGACGTACGAAGACGCGGACGCGATGAAGCTGCTGAACGAGTGGAAGCCGGCGAGCCATGGTCCGCTGGTACAGATTGCGCCGCCGGTGAAGTCTGCTGAGTTACAGGAAGTTTCGGGCGATTAG
- the hpnA gene encoding hopanoid-associated sugar epimerase: MKVFLTGATGFVGSHVARAYAAGGAELRLLTRSSSNLASLEGIAGETVVGDLRQADGLRAALTGCDALVHVAADYRLWVRDPETMFAANVTGTRELLRIAREVGVPRVVYTSSVATMGFKADGTIVDEASPVSVADMIGVYKRSKFLGEVEAIAAAKAGQHVMILNPTTPIGAEDRKPTPTGGIVVDFLNGKFPAYMETGLNLVDVGEVARMHVEALGRGTPGERYILGGENLTLKQILDRMSAITGIPSPTMKVPHAVAMAFAFFEENFTGRLRGKEPRATVESVRMGKKMMFASSAKAERELGFRVLPVYGALRSAIEWFVANGYAPVPPELKR; encoded by the coding sequence ATGAAGGTTTTTCTTACCGGCGCAACGGGGTTTGTGGGGAGCCATGTGGCTCGGGCTTATGCCGCGGGCGGGGCTGAGTTGCGTTTGTTGACGCGGTCTTCGAGCAATTTGGCTTCGCTCGAGGGGATCGCGGGCGAGACGGTGGTGGGGGATTTGCGGCAGGCGGATGGGCTGCGGGCGGCACTGACCGGGTGCGATGCTCTGGTTCATGTGGCGGCGGACTACCGGCTTTGGGTGCGGGATCCGGAGACGATGTTCGCGGCCAATGTGACCGGGACGCGGGAGTTGCTGCGGATTGCGCGTGAGGTGGGCGTGCCGCGGGTGGTGTATACGTCCAGCGTGGCGACGATGGGGTTCAAGGCGGATGGGACGATTGTGGATGAGGCCTCGCCGGTGTCCGTGGCGGACATGATCGGGGTATACAAGCGGTCGAAGTTTCTGGGCGAAGTGGAGGCGATTGCGGCTGCGAAGGCTGGGCAGCATGTGATGATTCTGAATCCGACGACTCCGATTGGGGCCGAGGATCGGAAACCTACGCCTACTGGCGGAATCGTCGTCGACTTTTTGAATGGGAAGTTTCCGGCTTATATGGAGACGGGGTTGAACCTGGTGGATGTCGGTGAAGTGGCCCGGATGCATGTGGAGGCGCTGGGGCGGGGGACGCCGGGCGAGAGGTACATTCTGGGGGGAGAGAACCTTACGCTGAAGCAGATTCTGGACCGGATGTCTGCGATTACGGGAATTCCGTCGCCGACGATGAAGGTGCCGCATGCGGTGGCAATGGCGTTTGCGTTTTTTGAGGAGAACTTCACGGGACGGCTGCGGGGGAAAGAGCCGAGGGCGACGGTCGAGTCGGTGCGGATGGGGAAGAAGATGATGTTTGCCTCGTCGGCCAAGGCGGAGCGGGAGTTGGGGTTCAGGGTGCTGCCGGTGTATGGCGCGCTGCGCTCAGCGATCGAGTGGTTTGTCGCGAATGGGTACGCTCCGGTGCCTCCGGAGCTGAAGCGATGA